CCAGGGTGGTGGCGGAAGCGGTCAGATTGACCACCACACCGATCATCCGCAGCAGCAGCCGGTTTTCCTCCCGCAGCACCACCCCGCCGCCGGTAGAAAGCACCATGCGGGTCCGGTCCCCCAGGGTGGCCAGAGCAGCGGTCTCCATCTCCCGAAAGGCCTGTTCTCCGCCACGGGCAAACACCTCGGTGATGCTGGAACCTTCCAGTTCGACGATCAGCGCATCGAGATCGACGAAATCATACCCCAGTTGTGTCGCCAGCAGGCGCCCCACGCTGGTCTTGCCGCTGCCCATGGGGCCGGTCAGCACGATGCAGGTGTTCATCAAAAACTCCTTACCGCGGCCAGATAGCCATCCCGGTTGCGGATGATCTCGTCAAGGGAGTCGCCGCCGAATTTCTCCAGCACGGCATGGGCCAGCTCGATGGCCACCACCGCCTCGGCCACCACCAGGGCAGCCGGAACGGCACAGGTATCGGAGCGCTCCACCGACGCCTCGTACGGCTCATGGGTCAGCAGGTCCACCGATCTGAGCGGCGTGTACAGGGTGGGGATCGGCTTCATGGCAGCCCGCAGAATCAGCGGTTCGCCGGTGGTCATCCCCCCCTCCAGGCCGCCGGCGTTGTTGGTGGCCCGGACGTAGCCGCTCACGACTCCCCGTTCCAGAACCGTCGGATCGTAACCAATTTCATCATGCACCTGCGATCCGGGGCGGCGGGCCGCCTCGAACCCCAGCCCCACCTCAACCCCCTTGATGGCCTGAATGCTCATCAGCGCCATGGCCAGCCGCGCATCCAGCTTGCGGTCCCACTGCACATGGCTGCCCAGTCCCGGCGGCAGGCCGGTCACCTGCACCTCCACCACGCCACCCAGGGTATCGCCGCTGGCCTTGGCATGGTCGATCAGCCGCTTCATCTCAAGTTCCGCCTCGTCATCGCAACAGAACAGCTCCGAAGCAGCCGCCCGCTCCCAGAGCGTCGGCAGCGGCTCGGCGGCGACTCGGGCACACACGCCGCCCAGTTCGGTCACCATACCGCCAATCCGGATGCCGAGGGCTTCCAGCAGGCAGCGGGCCACCGCTCCCACCGCCACCCGCACCGCAGTTTCCCGGGCGCTGGAGCGTTCCAGGATGTTACGGACGTCACGATGACCGTACTTCATCGCCCCGGAAAGGTCGGCATGCCCCGGACGGGGACGGGTCACCGCCTCCGCCATGCCGTCGTGCTCTGCCAGGGGGGACATCTTCTCCAGCCAGTTGGCCCAGTCCCGGTTCTTCACCACCAAGGTCACCGGAGAGCCCAGGGTTCTGCCCCAGCGGACACCGGACAACAGCTCCACCCGGTCCAACTCGATCTTCATCCGGTCACCCCGGCCGTAACCATGCTGACGACGGGCCAGCTGCCGGTCGATCTGCTCCGGCGACACCGGCAGCCCGGCGGGCAACCCTTCGATAATGGCGGTCAACTGGGGACCGTGCGATTCACCGGCGGTTATGTAGCGCATAGGTCGAACAAGCTCCTTGGTAAGGCGAAGTTCGTCGAGATATATCGTAAAGATAGCTGTGGCGCAACCTTCCGCTGCAGAAGCCGGCCCCGTGTTCCGATTTTGCCGCCGCACCGACGACCGGTTTCCCGGTCGGTTACGACCGGTGGACAAGCCTTCCAAGCTGTGGTACAGGAGCGGGTATGCTCAACGTTGCCATTTTCGCCAAAGTGCATGACCCCCGCTGTCAGGGCGTTGCCGCCGAGCTGGTCACCTGGCTGGAGGCCCGCGGCTGCCAGCCGCTGCTGGAAGCCCACCTGGCCCGCCACCTGGGGCATCCCAATGGCCTGTCCGAAGAAACCATCCGGGAGCAGGCCGGCTTGGTCGTGGTGCTGGGGGGGGATGGCACCCTGATCTCCGTGGCCCGCCTGTTCAGCGGCCGCGAAGTGCCGATCCTGGGGGTCAACCTGGGCAGCCTGGGGTTTCTGACCGAAATCACCGTGGAAGAGTTGTACCCGGTGCTGGAGGAGTGCCTGGTTGCCGGTCCGCGCATCACCGAGCGGATGATGCTGGAGGTAACCGTCACCCGCGACAATCGCGAACTGGCCCGCTGCGAGGTGCTGAACGACGCCGTGATCAACAAGGGAGCCATTGCCCGGATCATCGAGCTGGAGGCGCGGGTGAACGACCACTTTCTCACCACCTTCAAAGCCGATGGCCTGATCATCTCCACCCCCACCGGTTCCACCGGTTACTGCCTCTCCGCCGGCGGTCCCATCGTGCAGCCGCTGATGCACTGCATCGTGATCATCCCGATTTGCCCCCACACCCTGACCAATCGTCCCATCGTCATCTCCGACGAATCGGTCACCAGGATCGTGGTCAAGTCCTCCTTCGACGAAAAGGTCTACCTCACCCTGGACGGTCAGGTGGGGGTGGAGCTGCAGGAAGGGGACAGCATCGAGATCCGTCGTGCCCTCAAGACAACCCCCCTGGTCACCTCCCGCGACAAGGATTACTTCGCCATCCTGCGGGCCAAGCTGAAGTGGGGCGAACGCTGACCGCACCATGCTCACCGACCTTTCCA
The window above is part of the Trichlorobacter ammonificans genome. Proteins encoded here:
- a CDS encoding shikimate kinase: MNTCIVLTGPMGSGKTSVGRLLATQLGYDFVDLDALIVELEGSSITEVFARGGEQAFREMETAALATLGDRTRMVLSTGGGVVLREENRLLLRMIGVVVNLTASATTLAQRLALTTDRPLLAGSESREERISRILQERESFYADADIRIDTTGKTLEDVAAEIRCRLAEKASGAP
- the aroC gene encoding chorismate synthase; translated protein: MRYITAGESHGPQLTAIIEGLPAGLPVSPEQIDRQLARRQHGYGRGDRMKIELDRVELLSGVRWGRTLGSPVTLVVKNRDWANWLEKMSPLAEHDGMAEAVTRPRPGHADLSGAMKYGHRDVRNILERSSARETAVRVAVGAVARCLLEALGIRIGGMVTELGGVCARVAAEPLPTLWERAAASELFCCDDEAELEMKRLIDHAKASGDTLGGVVEVQVTGLPPGLGSHVQWDRKLDARLAMALMSIQAIKGVEVGLGFEAARRPGSQVHDEIGYDPTVLERGVVSGYVRATNNAGGLEGGMTTGEPLILRAAMKPIPTLYTPLRSVDLLTHEPYEASVERSDTCAVPAALVVAEAVVAIELAHAVLEKFGGDSLDEIIRNRDGYLAAVRSF
- a CDS encoding NAD(+)/NADH kinase — translated: MLNVAIFAKVHDPRCQGVAAELVTWLEARGCQPLLEAHLARHLGHPNGLSEETIREQAGLVVVLGGDGTLISVARLFSGREVPILGVNLGSLGFLTEITVEELYPVLEECLVAGPRITERMMLEVTVTRDNRELARCEVLNDAVINKGAIARIIELEARVNDHFLTTFKADGLIISTPTGSTGYCLSAGGPIVQPLMHCIVIIPICPHTLTNRPIVISDESVTRIVVKSSFDEKVYLTLDGQVGVELQEGDSIEIRRALKTTPLVTSRDKDYFAILRAKLKWGER